GTACATATACATCCTACATTTTGACTAAGATAGCCTTAATTCAATTATTAAGGTTGTATTGTGTGTCTAAtcatattttattcttattttaacaTATGATTAAGTAGGGTGTATTGACCAAAGTTGTTGAACTTTGGATTTTTCCTTTGGGCTTGTGGGGTTAATACAAAAAGTTCCTTTCAGGACTATTTTCTATTGCATGGTTAAAGATGACTAAAAAAatattgagaaagaaaaaaaataacctTTTTTTTATGAGCCTGATGTTGTGACATGTCTTACATAGATTCGAGTATAAATATTACGCGTATATAATTTAGGACACGAAAAATAATACCTTAAATGTTTGTTGTGTATTttgtttcagcaaacatgttcGATATGTTTGACGAAGATGAAACAAGGAGATGGACATGCTATATTCACTGCAGAGTGCTCACATTCGTTCCACTTCCATTGCGTTGCTTCGCATGACAATCAAGTCTGTCCGGTTTGTCGATCGAAATGGAAAGAAATCCCGATCCGGAGCCCCGGTTTGGATCCTGGAGGATGGTCACGAAACGATGCTTTGATGGATGTAGCCCACCGGTTGCTTGTACCTCAACGTAATTTAAATCAATGGCACATTCGAGGTCCCGAGCCAGGTGTTTTCAACGATGATGAATCCTTGGATCATCTACCTGTGATTGCTGAAAGTAACAATACCTTGGATAACACGTCTGATACAACAATAAAGATCGAAACGTATCCAGAGGTTTCAACCGCACCGAGGTCCCATTCTTATGATGATTTCACAATTCTTGTTCATCTTAAGGCTGCTGTCATGGCTGCAATTCGAAATCCTAGTCTGAGTGGAGGTCAGGTTAACTTGTTGCAATCTCGAAGTCCTCGTGCTCCAGTTGACCTTGTAACGCTGCTTGATATTAGTGGTAGCATGTCCGGTACTAAGCTTGCGTTACTAAAACGAGCAATGGGATTTCTCATACAAAACCTCGGTTGCAATGATAGACTCTCGGTCATTGCCTTCTCCTCAAATGCTCGCCGCCTCTTTCCACTCCGTCGGATGTCTGACATAGGGCAGCAGCAGGCACTTCGAGCTGTTAATTCTGTGATTGCAAATGGTGGTACCAACATTGCAGAAGGTCTAAGAAAAGGTGCCAAGGTAATGGAAGATCGGACTGAAAAGAATCCAGTTTCCAGCATTATACTTTTGTCTGATGGGCAGGATACCGTCAATGGCGTGCGTCCGAACTCGTCTTACCCCAACTATGGGTCGCTCGTTCCCATTTCTATACGCAGTGGTGACAACAGAGAATTTCAGATTCCAGTCCACACTTTCGGTTTTGGTACAGATCATGATGCTTCATTGATGCATTCGATTTCGGAGATCTCTGGAGGGACGTTTTCTTTTATAGAAACTGAAACTATGATCCAAGATGCACTTGCACAATGCATCGGAGGTCTTTTAAGCGTTGTGGTTCAAGAGCTACAAGTGTGTGTAAAGTGCATGAATCCGAATCTCTGCCTCAGTTCACTTAAAGCTGGAAGTTATCGAAGCCATGTTTCAGCTGATGGAAAAACCGGATTGATCGATGTTGGGGATCTCTATGCCGACGAAGAGAGGGGTTTCTTGGTATCGGTTAAAGTACCAGCTGAGTCCTCTCAATGTGAAACATCATTACTAAAGGTCAAATGTGTTTATAGGGATCCTTTAACGAAAGAAATGACATCTACGGAGGGTGGTGTCGTCCGGATTCAAAGACCTAAAATAGCCGGGCAAGAAGAAGTGTCAATCGAAGTAGATAGGCAACGCAATAGGTTCCGAGCAGCAGATGCAATGGTGGAGGCAAGAACCGCAGCCGAGCAAGGAGATCTTGCCGGTGCTGTTTCAATCCTCGAAAATTGCCAAAGGGTATTGTCCGAGACTGTTTCCGCCAAATCTCGGGACCGACTTTGGGTTGCATTGGATGCGGAGCTCAAGGAGATGGAAGAAAGAATGGTAAGTAGGCATGTATACGAGGTATCTGGGAGAGCATATATTCTTTCGGGACTGAGCTCGCACTCATGGCAAAGAGCCACCACGAGAGGCGACTCCACCGATGGTTCAAGCTTGGTTCAGGCATATCAAACGCCATCAATGGTTGAAATGCTAACTCAATCTCAGGCATTTTTATTGAGTAGTCCATCAACACAAGGGCTTCTTCAATCACTATGGTCACAACCAAAGCCAAGGTAATATTGGAAGTTTTTAGGGCAAAATAACATGGAGCAGCAAATAGAAGCCAAACTACACGTATGTTACTACGAGTACCTGCAATCATATCCAACATTTGTGTTCGACACTTGTGTCAAATGTATATCCGAATAAGTATGAGAATAACTCTTCAATGAAATACATGTATCCAACAGTCATAAGGTTATATCTTTAGCTCCGGTAACATAGGTTTCAGATATTTTTGTATCTTTATGATATATGCATGGATgggatgaaatttattaaattaaatttactaaaattgtCAATTTTTAGAACATACATATATTTTTTGATCGAAATATTTTTTGACCCATAGAAAGATATATTTTTAACTTTGAAACGCATTTTAAACAATCTcgttttacttaaaattttaaccTTATATTTTTGAGTCCCTAAATTATAgtggaaaaataatatttaaccacaaaattgaaaaaatttgaaattttcaaaaacttgataaataattaagaaaatattttatggTTGAAATttagtttccaaaatttttagaTCTTAGATTCATTAATTGTATAGgcatttcacaaaattttataattttagcaCATCGGGAACATTAAGAACTAAAAGTTTGTATTTGAATTCTTGTTTGATTCTTAGTTTtgctttaaaaaaataaagaaactatTGTGAAAAACTGCAAAATAAAAGAAATCTTAAGACCAAGAATGAAACCTAAAAGCTCGAAAAATTGCTAAAATCATAAAATCGTAAAATTTTAGCATAATAGAATCAATATAAAAAAGGTTAGGAATTAAAGAAAATTCAGatttatccaaaattttgaaaaactgataaataatttgaatttttaattcttgatgctCCTGActtgttaaaattaaaaattgtgggtTGCTTTCATAATTAATGaatttaagataaataaattttatcacTAAATTCCAACAgtagatttttgttttgtttttttttttttttaattttttctactTTATTGGCTGGAAATATTTTTTTACTGTAATCTAATGCTGTTTAGGGATAAAAGTTAAAGTCGAAATAAAGTTCTTTACTCCTATGAAATTAAACAATGTAATTTTTtctgagcaaaaaaaaaaaattcaaggcaCTAAAAAAATTTTCAACAAGAAATTTAATGAAGTACAAAGTTTAGAGATTCATTTCTAAATCCGTATTTGAGAAAATGTTAAAGACAGAGTGTCAAAAACATGTACTTCattaaaaataaagagattaatttCTATAATTTAAAGCCTAATGAACTTTTGACTATGTACAAATACTGCCTAAAGCAACAAAGGACTTGCCTTTGTTAGTTTTTTTTAAGAACCTGTAATCCAGACTCACCATTGTTGAGGTTTCCTCTGAGCTTTTGCTAGGGGCTTTGATTTTTTTGAATCAGAAGGCAGCTTTTTACCGTTTTCGGATCAATGGACTTAGACTTCGATCGAAACCCCAATTTTTTCAAGAAAAGGTTCCAACCACGCTTTGCTTTCACCAACTTTTCAAGTTCTTCCTTCATGCCCGAGCATTCTTTCTCAAGTACCGAAACCCGCTCCATTATGTCATCAGCCTCCACCAAATGGTCTCGAACAGCTCCAACACGTGTGTTGTTTCCAGCGTTATCGAGATTCCCATTTGGATTTTGTGAGTTTTCGAGGTTGTCCGTGACAAATAACCAACCGGCAATGGATGTGCGAAGCCGAAGTTGTTCAAAAAATAGGACTTGGACAATGACTCGGAGTGGTAGCCTCTCGTTCTGGGTTGCGTGAGTACTGGCTTCCAATGTGAGCTTCTGGCAGTTCATAAGGCTGCATATTTGTTCCCTCTCGGAATCTGTCAGCCATGGATGTGCCTGGATGAAAAGTAATAAACGGTGAAGCTAAGACGAAATGTAATGGCAATACAAAGATTATTTTGCAGGCATTTCTTCCATGGATTCGGGTGTGAGTAGCTGTGCTGATAAGGATATgaaatattgaaattattaatAGGAATGAATGCATAATCATAGTTTTTCAATCCAGTGATTCGAAACGAATGATCAAATTTGGTGATGAACCAAGAACTAGGAAGATTCTTACCTTAAGGTATATGTCGATTGCACGATAAATTCCGTCGTTTAATGGTCTGGCATAATCGGGAATAACAGCAGCAAGTGACTGAAACTTTGGCAACTTCAAATTAACATCAGGTGCCACTTCAGCCAGGTATCCATCCACCAAGGTAGCCACCATTGTCATTGGGGTCAATGGATGGGAACCTCCCATAAGCTGCCCCTCATCAATGATATAATTCGAAGGGTCGAGCGGCTCGTTATCTACGCGAGCAAAATGATCAAGAATCCGCTGAACACAGTCAATGTCGTAAAGGGTTTCCATGGAGTACCCGATATTCGGTATCAGAAGATCTTCCAAAGCAGCTTGATCCAGCTGAGCCCCAATCTGTTTCTCTAGCTTGTCTTGACACGATGGCCTCGCCTGTAAAACCATTGATGTTCGGAGAAGCCTCAACAAGAAATTTGTTGGGGTGGCACCCTTTTGAGTGGGTACCAATGCCACTATTTCTTCAAGGAGATTCCTTTGATCTGCATCGGATGGGTGAGACACAAGTGATCTAGGGGCTGCATGGTTTCGGCCCTGAAAGCTTGATTGCCTACACAACAACGAAAGATGCCTCTTAGCGTAGTGGACAACGGAACCGGCAATCCTCTCTGGCTTCATGCCTCTTGATTCGACAGCTAGAATCAACCTTTTATACGACGATAATCTAAGCAAGGACGCATCTTCATACCACCAATCCTCACTCAATGGTTGTGGTTTGGCTGTCGAACATATTCCATTCCATAAGACATGATTGCCTTCAGGACATTGTGCGATGCCGTTTTCCGGCAGAGGCCAACTAAACAAATTCGTATCAGCACAAGCTTTCATTGCCAAGGAATCAATGCATCGCGAAAAAATATGAAGCTCTTCTGAATACGGTAGAAACTCTTTGCAGGTTTCAAGAGCTTTGATCGTGTCCGTCCAATGACCAAACATTTCGTTCAGAAAACTTTCGCTTAGCATTATAAGATTTCCATCCCCGCGATCTTTAGTCATTTGAAGATACTCGGCAGCACAACGAATACCTACTATATTCAGCGCAGTGAGCTCTAATCTGATGCCATAGCAGAATTTGGCTACAAGCAAAAAGGTCTTGGCTCCACCAGGTAAGTCATGAAATTGCAGGACACACTTTTCGTCATCCTCACTGGAATAATCGTTAATTCGATTCTCAATTACTTGGCTTCTTGACAGCAAAGGAAACTGCTTAACAAGGCGAAAATCAAGAAAAGGGAAAAGACAATCTGATTAGTAAAGGAATAAGGCATTCCATTGACAATATCTTTAATGAATGAAAGTAGGAAGCATTCTTCTACAACGATATGAACCAAGGTAAGCACCTTGTGAAGATGGAAGGCCATTTCTCCTACTTCGACAACAAGATCGCTCGGAAGACCTGTCGAGCACAACCTGAAAGACGAAATTCAGGATCATATTGTAATACGAAACGCGAAAAAGGGCAAAAATAATGGAGAAACAAGCTGCCAATTCAATCATGGAACTAATGCCAGTATTCAAGAAAAATTCAAACACAGACACATACGGGTAAACCAGAATTGAACCCATATCGCATTTACTGATTTCACACTCTTATTTCACTCTTCATATATTAAAAAGAAAACCATAAATCCATGAACCCTAAATCCTAATTATCAGCACAGAATACAAATAGGTATCAAACAAAATTCTGCATATTAACAATAAAACCAAAATATCCATCTAAGCACAtttcaatctctttttttttttcattgggAATTAGAAACACCTAACCATCAAAAACCCaaaattctaacttaaaaatGATAATAACAAGTAAAATAGAAAGTTACTTGTAACTCAAGAAACAAACAGTTAAACCCATATTTTTtaggaaatttagaaaaaaaaaatcgaaacagTTAACCAAGCAAGAATGAAACTACAGAAAAATGGAAGAAATTACCAGGTTTGGCCGTCACGGTGAAAGACTTCTGATTTCGATCCCAACTTCATGGTCATGCTTGCCATTTTTTTTTCACTTGAATCCAAACGTTTACACTGTCaccttaaatttaaaaaaaaaaaaactgaaagaaACAAAGTGAAATGAAAATAGAAATGATTTCTACGTTACACTAAACaataaattctttttaaaaaaatagtaaataatattcataaaaaggaagaaaaattaaaagaaaatgggaAATAAGGGAAGTCCCGAGTCTTAAGGGGAAGGAATATCCAGGCAGTTCCTTGTTGCAACTTACGTGAAATttgacaaaaaagaaaaaatctttacagataaatatcaaaattatatatacataaattttaattttgtataatttatatataaaattttgagttaatttaaTTCTTACacattattaacacaattattaatataatattatttttatttatatattgcatacagaaaaattatatttgtcaaatataaaataaattaatatatttatatatttgaatgtgtataattaaatcaaaattaaaatttcatatatacatttaagccataatcataatttaatgcatataattacaccaaattaaaatttatatatcaaattacacattaaattGAAATCcatgtataattttaagatttataactaatatttatatatcattaacaaattactatattgaatattgaattgaaaataattaataaaatgaaGAAGATAAAAATCAAccgataaaaataaaattatttccaAACACCACAAGATTTAAAAATGATATTTATTGCAAAAGATGGTAAAATTATTTccattgttatttattttaataattaattaaaatataaatattttaattatttaattttaattcaagtcaaatcgaaaaaaatttaaaagacttGCATTTTAAGGCCCATTACATACAAGCCAAGTCAGCAGGGTTAGTACCTCGGCtcataaactttaattttaattggtaAAAAGACATCTTTAGATTTCGGAATtgagcaaattagtccctataaaAAAATTGGAGCAATTTAATCTTGTAAATTTTGAAAGTGAGCAATTAAGGACAATTAACTACCGTGTTAATGTCTTTCGTCAATTGTGCATAgtttttattagtataataacaaatttagctgtCGAAGTTTACATATTTTGTTAATTTGGTCTTGATTCTAAAAAGTTCAACAAATTTAGTCTCGGTATTTAcacattgacaaaaaaattatggcctaaatttgtaaaattatgaaaaaattgatagaatgtgtaaattatgagagctaaatttgttattataccaatcaaattTATGTAAAATTGACTAAAACATTAACGCCATGATTAATTGTCATTAGTTGTGCACTTTTGAAATTGATAAGGATTAGTTTATTGCGGTTTTTCtagagggactaatttgatcaaTATTCTAATTAAGAGAGACCTAACAGATTTTTTACCAtttaattttaacatatttttaaattatatttaaatctcGGTAGTCCTTAAcaaattattcacattaataGAATATTAAATGTCTAAATTTACACCAAAACGCAtcatatcaattaaattaatattgAATCAATATAAATTCTTAGGTCAAATAATTTTATTAGTCCTTTTACTATGCATAAGTTACAGATTTGGTTTTTCACtttaaaattgatatttttaatttctgtacctttcaaaatttaaaatttagtcttaacTAAAGGATAATTGCtaaattcattaaattaaattatgtcattttcaaaattttatatgcCCTTAAGACTAATAAGATAAAAGATCTCTCAAGTCCCTCTCAATTTTGTAATTGAGAAATTTGGTCCCTCTAAAAAATTAGAGTAATTCAATCCTTGTCAATTTCAAAAGTGAGAAACTAAGGATAATTAATCACAAATTAATGTTTTTCATAAATTGTATATGATCTTGACTGGTATACTAACAAATTTAACCCTAAAATGTTATAAATTCAGTCAAATTGGTCTTATTTTAACAAATTTATCCCACAACATTTTGTAAATATGTAAATGTTGAGGCAAGATttgttgagttttttttttagaataaggCCAAAATGACAAATATGTAAAATTGaaagttaattttttattatatcaatcaaaattattttcaattgACGGAAGATATTAATATTGTGATTAATTGTTCTTAGTTGCTCACATTTGAAATTGACAAAATTTAGAAGGACTAATTTACTCAATTTTTATATTAAGAGGGAGTGGAGAGTTTTTTTACCTACTAAtaacaagaagaaaagaaaaaggttaacCCAAACCATGAAAAGAAGCCCATAAAGCTGACCCAACGAACAATACCTCTGTCCCTCTCTCTCTCACTCTTGAGTCTTTGTACTGAAGTCCTCCTTCGATCTTAGCCTAAAGCCGAGGACAGTGTTACAAGTCTCTCGTCAACAGCAATGGAGGCTTGGATCAGAGCTAGAGTAACCTTAGCTCTCACTTTATTCGCTCTTTTATTCTTCGTCTCCAGATCTTCTCCTCCACTTCAATTTGTAATCTCCAACGCCGAGCGTAGAGTAAACACCgtatctttttcttcttctgcttttttttttttttgatcttAAATTGTTCGACATTGTCGAAATTATTTTATCCACTTTAGAAGGAATGATTTTGAGTTAGAGTATATgagaattatatttaaatttctcCAATTGAAAAAAAAGGAGGAAACGTAAGATTAACGCTTGATTACAGTTCTTtctttttcaatatttatttttttattcgaaTTGTTGAAACTATGATTTAAGAttatataattttactttttgaTAACAAAAGATTTTGAGTCAGAgtatatatgaaattgaattttaattgaTCCAATTGTAATAATATTGTGACATTAATGCTTGATAcagctctttctttcttttcttatcCTAAGTTTTTATTCGAAATTTTCGAATTtatgaacttttttttttccttaaggAATTGATTTTGAATGAGACTATATGAATTTGTACTGTAAATGCTCCTATtgcccacaaaaaaaaaaaagtaacattAATGCTTGATTACAgccctttcttttattttaatctttattttttatttgaaattgttgaaattatgatttacgATTCTAGAttctttttgtgtgtgtgtgtgtggggTGGGGGGATAAGGAAATGATTTTGGGTGTGAATATATatgaatttatgttttaattGATCCAGTtgtaaaaataatgtaaaattgatgcttgattttaattttttctttaatttagcTTTCCTTTTACCTGATTTACGTGGATTTTGTCAGTTGTTTTTGCTTCTTAGTTGTTTGATTATTTAAGATATTGTTTTTGGTTGATGCAGATTGACTTGAGCTCCCACATTATTAATGTTCACTTGACTTTGAAGGTAATTTCTTTCTTTAATGCTGCCAATTTATTGATTTCCTAATGACTTTATATTTATTGACatatatgaattattgtttaaatGATTGAAAGAATATctcctcaaaaaaaaaaaagattgaaagGAAAAGAATATTAACACATAGAGGATGAGGTTTATAAACGGGGTCTCAATTTCATCTAcccaaacataacattcaaatatTTGCATGATGATATGGAGAACTGAATTACCGAATCTCTAGATTTTTAATATTTGCATGTAATATTGTTTATGTTAACATATGAGTCTCTTTTAGGTCGAGAATACTGGTACTAGACCTGCTTCAGAAGTTGTTCTTGCTTTGACCCCCACTGAAGTTGACCATCTAGCAATGGTTGATGCATTAGCAATTAAAGGAAAGCGGAAGAAGACTACTTCAGTTCGTCTTGAAGTAAAACCAACTGAACTGCCTGATGCACCACCTATTGACGctaaatattttactatttatttggcTGATCCATTAAATTCAGGAGAAAGCACAACGCTGGAAGTGTTGTACGTGTTCACGCACTTCCTAGAGCCTTTTCCAGCAGAGATAGCCCAATCAGAATCTCAGTTAGTATTTTATCATGATACTGCATTAATATTGTCGCCGTATCATATTAAGCAACAAACAACTTTTATTAAGACACCAAGTACCAAGGTCGAATCGTTCATAAGGGTGGAACCTACAAAGCGTGTCGGCACTGAAATAAAGTATGGGCCATATGAGGACTGTCCTCCATACTCTATTTCTCCAATTCATGTACACTTTGAGAATAATAGCCCATTTGCTGTCGTTGAAGAGCTTGTTCAGGAAATCGAAATATCACATTGGGGCAACATTCAGGTCACAGGGCATTACACGTTAGTTCATGCAGGTGCCCGTCACAAAGGTGTTTTTTCAAGGTAGGGTAGCTACTGCCTCCTATGGTTCAGCTTAAAAGTTCATCAAGAACAAAAGCACCTTCTTTAAGGTTGATTTGATCATTCACTTTCTGCTGTGTACTATTTGCAGGGTTGATTACCAATCAAGGCAATTTTCTAATGGTGCATCTTCATTTAGATACCTTCTGGCAAGATTACCAGCTAGGGTTCATTCTGTCTACTACCGGGATGAAATAGGAAACATCTCATCCTCACATCTGCGTACAAATTCTTTGAAGGTATTCAGATATGTTTTTCTTCTATTTTCTCTTGTCCCTTGCAGCAAAAAGTTGTTTTGAACACTCAAATTACTCTCCTAGAAAACTTTGAATTCATGTACGAGTTATTCCTAGAAATTTATACATTGTACTCCTGTTCGTTGGATGTTCTGACCAATTAGATGGCTAAATCCCTTCATTTTTATCCTCCTTGATGGTGTTTCAGTTTCTTCTTGATATAAATTGGGAACATTTGTTTTGGAAAGATGGGTTTTGATTCATtcccacattttttttttcatagaaTACAGCATACATTTAGAATGGGAGAAGGTCCATTGCACTTTGTGCTTTAAATGCAAGGTGTTTTGATTATTCTGTTGCTAATGTAGTTTCCAGTTTTATGATCATGCATTTACATCTTAATGCGGCCATTGCCATCATTCCTGTAGAGGCAAAGGTCAGAGTAATATGAAAGGTTTTATTTATGCTTTTTTCGGCATCACTACTGTTTTTGTCTGTGTATTATGACTAAATTTATGCTTTTACAGTCGGAGCTGGAAATTGAGCCACGTTATCCTTTATTTGGAGGTTGGAAAGCAACTTTTGTTATTGGTTATGGGCTACCATTACAAGATTTTCTTTTCGAGTCATCTGATGACAAGCGTTACCTTAACTTTACCTTTGGATGCCCCCTTATTGGGATGGTGGTTGACAAGTTAACCATAAAAGTGGGTTTAGTAGAATGATCTTGGATTCATCTTGTTTAAATCTACTTGTTTATAGTTGTTGCTTTAGTCCTTTTGTCCATAATGTTAAACATATATCTTATCATACCAGAACTAATATGTTACTTTTCAGGTTGTGCTACC
The Gossypium arboreum isolate Shixiya-1 chromosome 10, ASM2569848v2, whole genome shotgun sequence genome window above contains:
- the LOC108489012 gene encoding E3 ubiquitin-protein ligase WAV3-like → MGSKWRRVKLSLGLNLCAYLPRTTDGDDDGDYHPLPSSERLSDAALLPPSNWENMVRCRTTTPLPSSHCLRLPKSLSKSSSKSSKQTCSICLTKMKQGDGHAIFTAECSHSFHFHCVASHDNQVCPVCRSKWKEIPIRSPGLDPGGWSRNDALMDVAHRLLVPQRNLNQWHIRGPEPGVFNDDESLDHLPVIAESNNTLDNTSDTTIKIETYPEVSTAPRSHSYDDFTILVHLKAAVMAAIRNPSLSGGQVNLLQSRSPRAPVDLVTLLDISGSMSGTKLALLKRAMGFLIQNLGCNDRLSVIAFSSNARRLFPLRRMSDIGQQQALRAVNSVIANGGTNIAEGLRKGAKVMEDRTEKNPVSSIILLSDGQDTVNGVRPNSSYPNYGSLVPISIRSGDNREFQIPVHTFGFGTDHDASLMHSISEISGGTFSFIETETMIQDALAQCIGGLLSVVVQELQVCVKCMNPNLCLSSLKAGSYRSHVSADGKTGLIDVGDLYADEERGFLVSVKVPAESSQCETSLLKVKCVYRDPLTKEMTSTEGGVVRIQRPKIAGQEEVSIEVDRQRNRFRAADAMVEARTAAEQGDLAGAVSILENCQRVLSETVSAKSRDRLWVALDAELKEMEERMVSRHVYEVSGRAYILSGLSSHSWQRATTRGDSTDGSSLVQAYQTPSMVEMLTQSQAFLLSSPSTQGLLQSLWSQPKPR
- the LOC108487041 gene encoding dolichyl-diphosphooligosaccharide--protein glycosyltransferase subunit 1B-like isoform X2; this translates as MEAWIRARVTLALTLFALLFFVSRSSPPLQFVISNAERRIDLSSHIINVHLTLKVENTGTRPASEVVLALTPTEVDHLAMVDALAIKGKRKKTTSVRLEVKPTELPDAPPIDAKYFTIYLADPLNSGESTTLEVLYVFTHFLEPFPAEIAQSESQLVFYHDTALILSPYHIKQQTTFIKTPSTKVESFIRVEPTKRVGTEIKYGPYEDCPPYSISPIHVHFENNSPFAVVEELVQEIEISHWGNIQVTGHYTLVHAGARHKGVFSRVDYQSRQFSNGASSFRYLLARLPARVHSVYYRDEIGNISSSHLRTNSLKSELEIEPRYPLFGGWKATFVIGYGLPLQDFLFESSDDKRYLNFTFGCPLIGMVVDKLTIKVVLPEGSTDPSPVVPFPVEHRLEL
- the LOC108487041 gene encoding dolichyl-diphosphooligosaccharide--protein glycosyltransferase subunit 1B-like isoform X1, whose amino-acid sequence is MEAWIRARVTLALTLFALLFFVSRSSPPLQFVISNAERRIDLSSHIINVHLTLKVENTGTRPASEVVLALTPTEVDHLAMVDALAIKGKRKKTTSVRLEVKPTELPDAPPIDAKYFTIYLADPLNSGESTTLEVLYVFTHFLEPFPAEIAQSESQLVFYHDTALILSPYHIKQQTTFIKTPSTKVESFIRVEPTKRVGTEIKYGPYEDCPPYSISPIHVHFENNSPFAVVEELVQEIEISHWGNIQVTGHYTLVHAGARHKGVFSRVDYQSRQFSNGASSFRYLLARLPARVHSVYYRDEIGNISSSHLRTNSLKSELEIEPRYPLFGGWKATFVIGYGLPLQDFLFESSDDKRYLNFTFGCPLIGMVVDKLTIKVVLPEGSTDPSPVVPFPVEHRLEAKYSSLDVIGRTVVVLEKKNFVPMHNSHFQVYYTFNPIFMLAEPLMLASAFFMFFVACVAYIHIDLSIRK
- the LOC108488836 gene encoding BTB/POZ domain-containing protein At5g03250, which gives rise to MASMTMKLGSKSEVFHRDGQTWLCSTGLPSDLVVEVGEMAFHLHKFPLLSRSQVIENRINDYSSEDDEKCVLQFHDLPGGAKTFLLVAKFCYGIRLELTALNIVGIRCAAEYLQMTKDRGDGNLIMLSESFLNEMFGHWTDTIKALETCKEFLPYSEELHIFSRCIDSLAMKACADTNLFSWPLPENGIAQCPEGNHVLWNGICSTAKPQPLSEDWWYEDASLLRLSSYKRLILAVESRGMKPERIAGSVVHYAKRHLSLLCRQSSFQGRNHAAPRSLVSHPSDADQRNLLEEIVALVPTQKGATPTNFLLRLLRTSMVLQARPSCQDKLEKQIGAQLDQAALEDLLIPNIGYSMETLYDIDCVQRILDHFARVDNEPLDPSNYIIDEGQLMGGSHPLTPMTMVATLVDGYLAEVAPDVNLKLPKFQSLAAVIPDYARPLNDGIYRAIDIYLKAHPWLTDSEREQICSLMNCQKLTLEASTHATQNERLPLRVIVQVLFFEQLRLRTSIAGWLFVTDNLENSQNPNGNLDNAGNNTRVGAVRDHLVEADDIMERVSVLEKECSGMKEELEKLVKAKRGWNLFLKKLGFRSKSKSIDPKTVKSCLLIQKNQSP